The sequence TCGTTGACGAGGCTGGGAGGATGTGGCAGGAGGGAAGTTGCAGGAATGTGACGGATATGACGTGGAGGGAGGGCATGATGAGAACCCATTCATTGGTCTGTGATATCGGTAGGGTGAGACTGGACTAGTTGGTGCACTCTCACGTTGGGGTGAGCTGGTATTCGTCAAAGCCTCATAACACCGTGAATCATCTGAATCTTCTGACATTGGTGAATATTGAAAGGACAGCTCGTCCCtgaaaacaaacataaaaaatcaaataaaacttGATAACAAAGAAGCAAGGAGATAGGAAAACAGGATCTTCATCTGATACTACATTTCTTATAAGCTTACAGGTACATTGTCAAGTCACAAATAGTAAAGACATTCAAATCTAAGAAGAATTCATGGAGTCTATCtctaaatcaaacaaaaattcaGAGAGCTAGAGCAAACTTAAATGTTTATGTACTCCACAAAAGTAAGCAAATCCAAATGCATGCATGATGATAGATTGGTCTATCTACAGATTCTATGCAGTAGTTTGTGTGGTTCTTTCCCATCATGTGAGGTTCTAAAAGGGATTAAGAACTTCTCTTTAGACACTAAACTGGACCAAAAAGACCAAGACTTCACCGATCATAACTTGGAAACATATTTTTGCACGATTATTGCTGTTTCATTTAACAGTAGAATACAGTCCTCGATATTTGCATGGTGCATCAGTTTTCTCTAAACAAAATATGCAAGTCAGCGCCTTCAAGATTTTGGAACTACAAAGCCATACAGCGGTGACCCCTCTATTACGCTTAAAAGTCAAATGACTATACGGCCTGTACTTCCTTGCCAACCATTTTTTGCTCTAAACTCCAAGTGCCATGACAGGAGACACTGAGTCACTGCTTGTTTCATCTGTAACTTTGATATGTTCCCAATGTCTCTGTATATAAAGCTCTGAACACTTCGCATTTTAACAGAATTGCACTGACAGACACTACAAGGTTCCACAGAATCAAAGTAGTGAATCTAACTATGATCATCACAGAATCAGCGCAGATTAGTCACTCTCTAAAGAAAGACAGCTGCCAGATGACATCTACGAATTCTAGTCCTCTGTTATCCATCACTCCAAAAAGAGCTGTCACCTTTTGAACGCCCATTTCTACAAGTTTTGATGgtgttttgattatatatacTGATTCATCTGTCAAAGATGCAGACATGAAACCCAACAAGGAAGAATCCCGCACCACAGTATATTCACTTGCAACTATACCCTTAATAATTGCCGTCCCACACTAGTGTGTTTCAATAGTTTACAGATCTTAGAGGTTCTTTTAACACTCTCCTACCAACTCCCTCAGCAAAACATTATGGCAGTGAAATTCAAGAGGTCAACGATGTGTGTATGTCATGTGAATGAGCATTTTTCTACAAGGGAAATATGAGTAAAAAGGTTTTGAGGATGTAGCAAAAGATTGAGTGGCTACTCTCCATCCAACCTTGTTTGTTTAATGCTTCCCACTTACAAGGTAACATACTAGAAAAAGGAACCATTGAATTCtaagatatataataataataataacaagaataaataataataacaagaatAAGGTGCGTAGCTGTTAGAGCTTACTTTGAgtggcataggttgagggactTGTGACTAAGGTCACAGGTTCGAGCTTTACACTAAGCCTGGTTTCAGAGGTAATGTTTGGTCCTAAGGGTAGGCCAAGATGGATTTTTCGgtcataaaaaagaatattaataaTAAGGCGGGTaagtttcaattatatattgGAAATGGACTGGACAGCTTCATAAACCATGCAAGTCATGGAGGTTAttggatattattttatttttaatgtaaatgtATTTTCATTCATGGCCAAAAACTGGCCATTACAAGCTAATCAGACATATTATTCGATATTAAAGTCCCAATATCCTTGCTAATCAGACATACTATATCTTACTTGGTGCAGCATACAGTGCTTCtctttgtcattttttattttattttagaggAGGGTAGACCAAAAGATGCCAGTAGCATGTTCGATTTTACCTTCTAGtaacttttaaatttaacaTATGATAGATTATAAGTCTAAAGGAAACCTAACCTAAACCAACATAAGCATACACTGCAGGGAAGCAATTGATATACAtggggaagaagaaaagaaaattctcTGTCTACTTTAATTCTTGCTTGTCTCTCCATTTAACACCAGTCCTCTCAAAAGGAGAAGTTCTAACACAATTTATTGCTGTCCTAAGAGAAAGACATTCACGACTAGGTTTTCTAAGCAGTATCTTAATTGTGTTATAACCCAACTGAGCAATAATTGGCATTATTCTGTTATTTCAGAAATTCAACAAAACTTTCAACATTTAAACACATCTCTGGGTTTCACACAGTACTGAGAGATTGAGCTAGCACAGGCTTCTTTGTGAGATCGATAACTAAGCGATCACTGAATTCTGgtaaactatttttttctttagagtGGGCAAAATTAGTTTAAAAGATGATCTATGGAGGAGTGATCACTCAACAATGAATGATACCAAGCAGGCACTATGAGTGGTTTATATAGAAGGTAGGGGTTTAAGTGGTCAATTAACTCAAAAGTACTACTCTCTCAAATGAAACTACTTAAAACCTATGGAACTTCTGTCAACATAGGTTGTAAAAGATTACATAGTACATATGAGTAGCATGTCCCGAACACCAATATTTAGGTAAAGGCATTATAGATCTCTCTCTGAACAATTAAGTGTTCTCTCAAGATTCACTTTTTAGGAAGAAAATTTTAAGCTCGGTCTTTTAATGGACTCACAGAGCTTCTCGGGGTCAAGGTTAATACAGTAATGAGCTCACTGCCAAGGATGTAAGGACTGAAGGAGAGAGATTTCAACTAGAATCCCCATCGTCCAGCAAACCTCCTTAGATTTAAGTTAGAGTATGACAAACCTAAAGCAGTCATACagacagagagagaaagagTAAAGAACCAAGAAGTAAAGGCCATTAACAGGAAAGCAATCTCTCATCTGCAATGGAAAATTCTTCCTTATCTCTCTCTTTactatttcttttgtttgtatAAGAGAAGAAGACTTAAAAGCACAAAAGTGCATTAATGTAAAAAGTAAAAACAGTAAAATATCCACAAGGAACTAAATAATCTAAGCAGTAAATTCTATAAACTAATGCGAGGTACCTATTGGGGGACTTCTTCACCTTAAAGACAATCACATGCTAATGAACTATCATGAACACGTGAGTCAATAAAGGATTTGCATGTAAAGCATAATATCTCAAGGTCAGAGTGTCATTCCAGACTTCCAACAGTAACTGAAGTTGGACCAAAAGCAACTCTCTCCATAATGAGAAACCGAACTTGTTCCCATCCTTAACTATGTACTAATATCTGTATAAATATATCTGTCTTCCAATGTAGTACAAAACTCATCACCTGATATAGAGCATGCTTTCGGATCTTGATGGAGAATCCACTATATTATCTGGTAGGGTGTCTCCCACTGTCAATCCATTTAAACTTGATGCCATTATCTGCAAAATTCCGCAAGTTACTTCAGAAAGCCAAAGAAATTAGCACATGAAGGCTGAAATCACAGCCAAAGAACACGCATTTCCGTtgatagcaacaacaacaaacgcAATTTCAATAGTTATATTTAACATAAGAATCTACAATAACATTTACACACTTTATTGACCTTATTAAGAAAGCACCATCTTTTAAAAAGTCTATCAGCCACATCTCAATCCTAAACTAGTTGTAATTAACTATATTTATCCCACCTGCTCTGCTCAAATCCGTTTCATTCTAAAAACGCAATTCAATAATGTAAGAAATTTAAACCCTCGAAAGCTCTAAAAACTTGAAATTGTATAGTAACAGAATCGGCTCTAATTCCACATACACATTTCAACAACATAAAAAGAGTAGATTTTGAGAAGGGGCAAAACCTCACTAAGATAACGTTTGTGAGAGTGAAGATTATCGACATAAACCTCGTCTTCTGGGTCTCTATTTCTCTTACCAGTACCAGTTGGGGACGATGTTGCTGATGATGACGATGCCGCTGCTGCTGTTGCGATCGCCGGAGCAGACGACGGCGATGAACCCGTCTCCGAGCCCATattataaaagagaaaaaaaaatcaaatccctTTTCTCTCGAGTTCAATGTCAGAGTGAAAAAAGTAGAAAATCGATTAAGCATTAAACCAAAAGTTAACGGctttaattatacaaaaaagtatgaaattatttttttttcaccatAGGTTGACATTATGCCAGGTCAGTCTCACTTGTTAGAGCCGGGTCCTGCTATTATAATCAAGGGAAACGGCTCAAATATGCCTTAAAACTCTCGGAAAACACTTATTTATATTATcagttaa comes from Solanum pennellii chromosome 1, SPENNV200 and encodes:
- the LOC107010423 gene encoding putative protein TPRXL yields the protein MGSETGSSPSSAPAIATAAAASSSSATSSPTGTGKRNRDPEDEVYVDNLHSHKRYLSEIMASSLNGLTVGDTLPDNIVDSPSRSESMLYIRDELSFQYSPMSEDSDDSRCYEALTNTSSPQRESAPTSPVSPYRYHRPMNGFSSCPPSTSYPSHSCNFPPATSSQPRQRGSDSEGRFPSSPSDICHSADLRRAALLRSVQMRTQPPGPSSFELHFTPGQEPNHMETEDRPCSYMKSLVDEREYKIEQCSSMSVSAPENGEDPCRILNMGPKEDESVD